Proteins from one Deltaproteobacteria bacterium genomic window:
- the rplL gene encoding 50S ribosomal protein L7/L12, whose protein sequence is MTKVEVIEFIKNMSVLELSELIKELEETFGVSAAAPVALAAGGAVAGAEDAGAAEEQTEFDAILTSFGDKKIQVIKTVRALTSLGLKEAKALVEEAPKPLKEGVSKEEAEEVKKQIEEAGGAVEIK, encoded by the coding sequence ATTACAAAAGTAGAAGTAATTGAGTTCATTAAAAATATGTCCGTGTTGGAGCTTTCTGAGTTGATCAAAGAGCTCGAGGAAACTTTTGGCGTTTCCGCGGCCGCGCCAGTCGCCTTAGCCGCGGGTGGGGCGGTGGCTGGAGCCGAGGATGCGGGTGCTGCTGAGGAACAGACAGAATTCGATGCCATCCTGACCTCTTTTGGCGATAAGAAGATTCAGGTCATCAAGACCGTTCGGGCGCTCACCTCCCTGGGCCTCAAGGAAGCCAAAGCCCTGGTTGAGGAGGCTCCCAAACCTCTAAAAGAGGGGGTCTCCAAAGAGGAAGCCGAAGAGGTTAAAAAACAGATCGAAGAAGCAGGTGGAGCGGTCGAAATTAAATAG
- the rplJ gene encoding 50S ribosomal protein L10, whose translation MERNQKEKIVAELTSRLDEVKVVFLTDFKGLDVTRISDLRRRVREVGGEYRVVKNTLLKQAAKGTAAEHLSDFLVGNNALGTTTGDPVPLAKALVDFAKENEELVIKRGIISGQILDFEEIKRIGNLPPQHVLLGILLGTMNAVPTKLVRLFNSIIGNFVYALAAIRDQKEQA comes from the coding sequence TTGGAGCGTAATCAGAAAGAAAAAATTGTAGCCGAACTGACCTCACGGCTGGATGAGGTCAAGGTGGTTTTTTTAACCGACTTTAAAGGCCTGGACGTGACAAGGATAAGTGACCTGCGGCGGCGGGTGCGAGAGGTCGGAGGTGAATACCGCGTCGTCAAGAACACGCTGCTTAAACAGGCCGCCAAGGGGACTGCTGCGGAGCATCTAAGTGACTTTCTTGTCGGCAACAATGCCTTAGGCACGACCACCGGGGACCCTGTTCCATTGGCTAAGGCCCTGGTGGATTTCGCCAAAGAGAATGAGGAGCTTGTTATTAAAAGGGGTATCATCTCCGGTCAAATTTTAGACTTCGAGGAGATCAAACGCATCGGTAATCTGCCGCCCCAACATGTTCTTCTCGGGATATTGCTGGGTACAATGAATGCTGTGCCCACCAAGCTAGTGCGCCTCTTTAACAGCATTATCGGTAACTTTGTTTATGCCCTGGCCGCGATTCGCGATCAGAAAGAACAGGCCTAG